One region of Nycticebus coucang isolate mNycCou1 chromosome 10, mNycCou1.pri, whole genome shotgun sequence genomic DNA includes:
- the SLC7A10 gene encoding asc-type amino acid transporter 1 isoform X2: MAGHTQQQSGRGNPGPAPSPSPGPGPGPGVSERVVLKKEIGLVSACTIIIGNIIGSGIFISPKGVLEHSGSVGLALFVWVLGGGVTALGSLCYAELGVAIPKSGGDYAYVTEIFGGLAGFLLLWSAVLIMYPTSLAVISMTFSNYVLQPVFPNCIPPAAASRVLSMACLMLLTWVNSSSVRWATRIQDIFTGGKLLALSLIIGVGFIQIFQGHFEELRPSSAFAFWRTPSVGHLALAFLQGSFAFSGWNFLNYVTEELVDPQKNLPRAIFISIPLVTFVYTFTNIAYFTAMSPQELLSSNAVAVTFGEKLLGYFSWVMPVSVALSTFGGINGYLFTSSRLCFSGAREGHLPSLLAMIHVRHCTPIPALLVCCGATAVIMLVGDTYTLINYVSFINYLCYGITILGLLVLRWRRPALHRPIKVNLLVPTTYLVFWAFLLVFSFISEPMVCGVGVIIILTGVPVFFLGVFWRSKPKCVHRLTESMTRWGQELCFVVYPQDSPQEEENGPCQSSPLPATEKPLKTQ; the protein is encoded by the exons GGAACATCATCGGCTCGGGCATCTTCATCTCACCCAAGGGTGTCCTGGAGCACTCGGGCTCTGTGGGCCTGGCCCTCTTTGTCTGGGTTCTCGGTGGGGGCGTGACTGCTCTGGGCTCCCTCTGCTATGCAGAGCTGGGAGTTGCCATCCCCAAGTCCGGTGGGGACTATGCATACGTCACAGAGATCTTCGGGGGCCTGGCTGG CTTCCTGCTGCTCTGGAGCGCCGTCCTCATCATGTACCCCACCAGCCTGGCCGTCATCTCCATGACCTTCTCCAACTATGTGCTGCAGCCTGTGTTCCCCAACTGCATTCCCCCTGCCGCAGCCTCTCGAGTGCTGTCCATGGCTTGCCTGA TGCTCCTGACCTGGGTGAACAGCTCCAGTGTACGCTGGGCCACACGTATCCAAGACATCTTCACAGGCGGGAAGCTACTGGCCCTGTCGCTCATCATTGGCGTGGGCTTCATCCAGATCTTCCAAG GACACTTTGAAGAGCTGAGACCCAGCAGTGCCTTCGCCTTCTGGAGGACGCCCTCTGTGGGCCACCTGGCCCTGGCCTTTCTCCAGGGCTCCTTCGCCTTCAGTGGCTGGAACTTCCTCAACTATGTCACCGAGGAGCTGGTTGATCCCCAAAA GAACCTACCTCGAGCCATTTTCATCTCTATCCCGCTGGTCACCTTCGTGTACACGTTCACCAACATCGCCTACTTCACAGCCATGTCCCCCCAGGAGCTGCTGTCCTCCAACGCAGTGGCTGTG ACCTTCGGGGAGAAGCTGCTGGGCTACTTTTCTTGGGTCATGCCTGTCTCCGTGGCACTGTCCACATTTGGAGGGATCAACGGCTATCTGTTCACCTCATCCAG GCTGTGCTTCTCTGGAGCACGAGAAGGGCACCTTCCCAGCTTACTGGCCATGATCCACGTCAGACACTGCACCCCTATCCCTGCCCTCCTTGTCTGT TGTGGGGCCACGGCGGTCATCATGCTTGTGGGCGACACGTACACCCTCATCAACTACGTGTCCTTCATCAACTACCTCTGCTACGGCATCACCATCCTGGGCCTGCTGGTGCTGCGCTGGAGACGGCCGGCCCTCCACAGGCCCATCAAG GTGAACCTTCTCGTCCCCACCACATACTTGGTCTTCTGGGCATTCTTGCTGGTCTTCAGCTTCATCTCAGAGCCCATGGTCTGTGGGGTCGGCGTCATCATCATCCTCACGGGGGTACCCGTGTTCTTCCTGGGAGTATTCTGGAGAAGCAAACCAAAGTGTGTGCACAGACTCACAG AGTCTATGACGCGCTGGGGCCAGGAGCTGTGCTTCGTGGTCTACCCCCAGGACTCCCCCCAGGAGGAGGAAAATGGCCCCTGCCAGTCCTCCCCGCTGCCCGCCACAGAGAAGCCCTTGAAGACACAGTGA
- the LRP3 gene encoding low-density lipoprotein receptor-related protein 3 isoform X1 — protein sequence MEKRAASGPEGAPGARAQLAVVCLVNIFLTGRLSSAVPALAACSGKLEQHTERRGVIYSPAWPLNYPPGTNCSWYIQGDRGDMITISFRNFDVEESHQCSLDWLLLGPAAPPRQEAFRLCGSAIPPAFISARDHVWIFFHSDASSSGQAQGFRLSYIRGKLGQATCQADEFRCDNGKCLPGPWQCNTVDECGDGSDEGNCSAPASEPPGSLCPGGTFPCSGARSTRCLPVERRCDGTQDCGDGSDEAGCPDLACGRRLGSFYGSFASPDLFGAARGPSDLHCTWLVDTQDPRRVLLQLELRLGYDDYVQVYEGLGERGDRLLQTLSYRSNHRPVSLEAAQGRLTVAYHARARSAGHGFNATYQVKGYCLPWEQPCGSSGEGDGGDSGDQGCFSEPQRCDGWWHCASGRDEQGCPACPPDQYPCEGGSGLCYAPADRCNNQKSCPDGADEKNCFSCQPGTFHCGTNLCIFETWRCDGQEDCQDGSDERGCLAAVPRKVITAALIGSLVCGLLLVIALGCAFKLYSLRTQEYRAFETQMTRLEAEFVRREAPPSYGQLIAQGLIPPVEDFPVYSASQASVLQSLRTAMRRQMRRHTSRRGPSRRRLGRLWNRLFHRPRAPRGQIPLLTAGRTSQTVLGDGLLQPAPGAAPDPSAPLTDTGSPRAARDGPSSAPNHAAEVGPLAPRPPSGPRDPECRPADKDTKAGRDALVDSPAPVDTSWEPCSAQDSHAQSPTASSTLGPHSPEPLGVCRSPPPPCSPMLEASDDEALLVC from the exons CTGCCTGCAGCGGGAAGCTGGAGCAGCACACGGAGCGGCGTGGCGTCATCTACAGCCCTGCTTGGCCCCTCAACTACCCACCGGGCACCAACTGCAGCTGGTACATCCAGGGCGACCGTGGGGACATGATCACCATTAG CTTCCGCAACTTTGACGTGGAGGAGTCGCACCAGTGCTCTCTGGACTGGCTCCTGCTGGGCCCCGCAGCTCCGCCCCGCCAGGAGGCCTTCCGCCTCTGCGGCTCTGCCATCCCGCCCGCCTTCATCTCGGCCCGCGACCACGTCTGGATCTTTTTCCACTCAGATGCCTCCAGCTCCGGCCAGGCCCAGGGCTTCCGTCTCTCCTACATCCGAG GGAAGCTGGGCCAGGCGACCTGCCAGGCGGACGAGTTCCGCTGTGACAACGGCAAGTGCCTGCCGGGCCCGTGGCAGTGCAACACGGTGGACGAGTGCGGGGACGGCTCCGACGAGGGCAACTGCTCCGCGCCCGCCTCGGAGCCGCCGGGCAGCCTGTGTCCTGGGGGCACCTTCCCGTGCAGCGGGGCGCGCTCCACGCGCTGCCTGCCGGTGGAGCGACGCTGCGACGGCACGCAGGACTGCGGCGACGGCTCCGACGAGGCCGGCTGCCCCGACCTGGCGTGTGGCCGGCGGCTGGGCAGCTTCTACGGCTCATTCGCCTCCCCCGACCTGTTTGGCGCGGCCCGCGGGCCCTCGGACCTTCACTGCACGTGGCTGGTGGACACGCAGGACCCACGGCGCGTGCTGCTGCAGCTGGAGCTGCGACTGGGCTACGACGACTACGTGCAGGTGTACGAGGGCCTGGGCGAGCGCGGGGACCGGCTGCTGCAGACGCTGTCCTACCGCAGCAACCACCGGCCGGTGAGCCTGGAGGCCGCCCAGGGCCGCCTTACCGTGGCCTACCACGCCCGTGCCCGCAGCGCCGGCCACGGCTTCAATGCCACCTACCAGGTGAAGGGTTACTGCCTGCCCTGGGAGCAGCCGTGTGGCAGCAGCGGCGAGGGCGATGGGGGTGACTCAGGGGACCAGGGCTGCTTCTCAGAGCCCCAGCGCTGCGACGGTTGGTGGCACTGTGCCAGCGGCCGAGATGAGCAGGGCTGCCCAGCCTGCCCGCCCGACCAGTACCCCTGCGAGGGCGGCAGCGGCCTGTGCTACGCACCTGCCGACCGCTGCAACAACCAGAAAAGCTGCCCGGACGGCGCTGATGAGAAGAACTGTTTTTCTTGTCAACCGGGAACCTTCCACTGCGGCACCAACCTGTGCATCTTTGAGACGTGGCGCTGCGACGGCCAGGAGGACTGTCAGGACGGCAGCGACGAGCGCGGCTGCCTGGCAGCGGTGCCCCGCAAGGTCATCACCGCGGCGCTCATCGGCAGCCTGGTGTGCGGCCTGCTGCTGGTCATTGCCCTGGGCTGCGCCTTCAAGCTGTACTCGCTCCGCACGCAGGAGTACAG GGCCTTTGAGACCCAGATGACGCGCCTGGAGGCGGAGTTTGTGCGGCGGGAGGCTCCGCCCTCCTACGGTCAGCTCATTGCCCAGGGCCTCATTCCGCCGGTGGAGGACTTTCCTGTCTACAGTGCGTCCCAG GCCTCGGTGCTGCAGAGTCTCCGCACAGCCATGCGGCGGCAGATGCGCCGGCACACCTCCCGCAGGGGGCCCTCCCGCCGCCGACTCGGCCGCCTCTGGAACCGGCTCTTCCACCGGCCGCGGGCTCCTCGAGGCCAGATCCCGCTGCTGACTGCGGGGCGCACTTCACAAACGGTGCTGGGCGATGGGCTTCTCCAGCCCGCACCAGGGGCTGCCCCGGATCCCTCCGCACCCCTGACAGACACGGGGAGCCCCAGGGCAGCCAGGGACGGACCCTCTAGTGCCCCCAACCATGCAGCAGAGGTGGGACCTTTGGCACCACGCCCACCCTCAGGTCCACGAGACCCGGAGTGCAGGCCTGCGGACAAGGACACAAAAGCCGGCAGGGACGCTCTGGTGGACAGCCCAGCCCCTGTGGACACATCTTGGGAGCCCTGCTCCGCCCAGGACTCCCACGCCCAGTCCCCCACTGCCAGCAGCACCCTAGGCCCCCACTCACCAGAGCCACTGGGGGTCTGCAGGAGCCCCCCACCACCCTGCTCCCCGATGTTGGAGGCCAGTGACGACGAGGCCCTGCTGGTCTGTTGA
- the LRP3 gene encoding low-density lipoprotein receptor-related protein 3 isoform X2, which yields MGEEKLTACSGKLEQHTERRGVIYSPAWPLNYPPGTNCSWYIQGDRGDMITISFRNFDVEESHQCSLDWLLLGPAAPPRQEAFRLCGSAIPPAFISARDHVWIFFHSDASSSGQAQGFRLSYIRGKLGQATCQADEFRCDNGKCLPGPWQCNTVDECGDGSDEGNCSAPASEPPGSLCPGGTFPCSGARSTRCLPVERRCDGTQDCGDGSDEAGCPDLACGRRLGSFYGSFASPDLFGAARGPSDLHCTWLVDTQDPRRVLLQLELRLGYDDYVQVYEGLGERGDRLLQTLSYRSNHRPVSLEAAQGRLTVAYHARARSAGHGFNATYQVKGYCLPWEQPCGSSGEGDGGDSGDQGCFSEPQRCDGWWHCASGRDEQGCPACPPDQYPCEGGSGLCYAPADRCNNQKSCPDGADEKNCFSCQPGTFHCGTNLCIFETWRCDGQEDCQDGSDERGCLAAVPRKVITAALIGSLVCGLLLVIALGCAFKLYSLRTQEYRAFETQMTRLEAEFVRREAPPSYGQLIAQGLIPPVEDFPVYSASQASVLQSLRTAMRRQMRRHTSRRGPSRRRLGRLWNRLFHRPRAPRGQIPLLTAGRTSQTVLGDGLLQPAPGAAPDPSAPLTDTGSPRAARDGPSSAPNHAAEVGPLAPRPPSGPRDPECRPADKDTKAGRDALVDSPAPVDTSWEPCSAQDSHAQSPTASSTLGPHSPEPLGVCRSPPPPCSPMLEASDDEALLVC from the exons ATGGGGGAAGAGAAGTTAA CTGCCTGCAGCGGGAAGCTGGAGCAGCACACGGAGCGGCGTGGCGTCATCTACAGCCCTGCTTGGCCCCTCAACTACCCACCGGGCACCAACTGCAGCTGGTACATCCAGGGCGACCGTGGGGACATGATCACCATTAG CTTCCGCAACTTTGACGTGGAGGAGTCGCACCAGTGCTCTCTGGACTGGCTCCTGCTGGGCCCCGCAGCTCCGCCCCGCCAGGAGGCCTTCCGCCTCTGCGGCTCTGCCATCCCGCCCGCCTTCATCTCGGCCCGCGACCACGTCTGGATCTTTTTCCACTCAGATGCCTCCAGCTCCGGCCAGGCCCAGGGCTTCCGTCTCTCCTACATCCGAG GGAAGCTGGGCCAGGCGACCTGCCAGGCGGACGAGTTCCGCTGTGACAACGGCAAGTGCCTGCCGGGCCCGTGGCAGTGCAACACGGTGGACGAGTGCGGGGACGGCTCCGACGAGGGCAACTGCTCCGCGCCCGCCTCGGAGCCGCCGGGCAGCCTGTGTCCTGGGGGCACCTTCCCGTGCAGCGGGGCGCGCTCCACGCGCTGCCTGCCGGTGGAGCGACGCTGCGACGGCACGCAGGACTGCGGCGACGGCTCCGACGAGGCCGGCTGCCCCGACCTGGCGTGTGGCCGGCGGCTGGGCAGCTTCTACGGCTCATTCGCCTCCCCCGACCTGTTTGGCGCGGCCCGCGGGCCCTCGGACCTTCACTGCACGTGGCTGGTGGACACGCAGGACCCACGGCGCGTGCTGCTGCAGCTGGAGCTGCGACTGGGCTACGACGACTACGTGCAGGTGTACGAGGGCCTGGGCGAGCGCGGGGACCGGCTGCTGCAGACGCTGTCCTACCGCAGCAACCACCGGCCGGTGAGCCTGGAGGCCGCCCAGGGCCGCCTTACCGTGGCCTACCACGCCCGTGCCCGCAGCGCCGGCCACGGCTTCAATGCCACCTACCAGGTGAAGGGTTACTGCCTGCCCTGGGAGCAGCCGTGTGGCAGCAGCGGCGAGGGCGATGGGGGTGACTCAGGGGACCAGGGCTGCTTCTCAGAGCCCCAGCGCTGCGACGGTTGGTGGCACTGTGCCAGCGGCCGAGATGAGCAGGGCTGCCCAGCCTGCCCGCCCGACCAGTACCCCTGCGAGGGCGGCAGCGGCCTGTGCTACGCACCTGCCGACCGCTGCAACAACCAGAAAAGCTGCCCGGACGGCGCTGATGAGAAGAACTGTTTTTCTTGTCAACCGGGAACCTTCCACTGCGGCACCAACCTGTGCATCTTTGAGACGTGGCGCTGCGACGGCCAGGAGGACTGTCAGGACGGCAGCGACGAGCGCGGCTGCCTGGCAGCGGTGCCCCGCAAGGTCATCACCGCGGCGCTCATCGGCAGCCTGGTGTGCGGCCTGCTGCTGGTCATTGCCCTGGGCTGCGCCTTCAAGCTGTACTCGCTCCGCACGCAGGAGTACAG GGCCTTTGAGACCCAGATGACGCGCCTGGAGGCGGAGTTTGTGCGGCGGGAGGCTCCGCCCTCCTACGGTCAGCTCATTGCCCAGGGCCTCATTCCGCCGGTGGAGGACTTTCCTGTCTACAGTGCGTCCCAG GCCTCGGTGCTGCAGAGTCTCCGCACAGCCATGCGGCGGCAGATGCGCCGGCACACCTCCCGCAGGGGGCCCTCCCGCCGCCGACTCGGCCGCCTCTGGAACCGGCTCTTCCACCGGCCGCGGGCTCCTCGAGGCCAGATCCCGCTGCTGACTGCGGGGCGCACTTCACAAACGGTGCTGGGCGATGGGCTTCTCCAGCCCGCACCAGGGGCTGCCCCGGATCCCTCCGCACCCCTGACAGACACGGGGAGCCCCAGGGCAGCCAGGGACGGACCCTCTAGTGCCCCCAACCATGCAGCAGAGGTGGGACCTTTGGCACCACGCCCACCCTCAGGTCCACGAGACCCGGAGTGCAGGCCTGCGGACAAGGACACAAAAGCCGGCAGGGACGCTCTGGTGGACAGCCCAGCCCCTGTGGACACATCTTGGGAGCCCTGCTCCGCCCAGGACTCCCACGCCCAGTCCCCCACTGCCAGCAGCACCCTAGGCCCCCACTCACCAGAGCCACTGGGGGTCTGCAGGAGCCCCCCACCACCCTGCTCCCCGATGTTGGAGGCCAGTGACGACGAGGCCCTGCTGGTCTGTTGA